In one Thermithiobacillus plumbiphilus genomic region, the following are encoded:
- a CDS encoding sulfurtransferase TusA family protein, with translation MQDPQILDARGATCPGPLMELIAHIKLMDVGEEVEVLTTDRGSATDIPIWLRKVGHECINMREDAGVYHIRVRKTK, from the coding sequence ATGCAAGATCCACAAATCCTGGATGCACGAGGGGCGACCTGTCCGGGACCACTCATGGAGCTTATTGCTCACATCAAGCTCATGGACGTTGGCGAGGAAGTCGAAGTGCTGACTACCGATAGAGGCTCCGCCACCGATATCCCGATCTGGCTGCGCAAGGTCGGGCATGAGTGCATCAATATGCGCGAGGACGCGGGCGTGTACCACATTCGGGTACGCAAGACCAAGTAA
- a CDS encoding DUF2231 domain-containing protein — protein sequence MEIIPNWHPIFVHFTVALLVIGVLFHPISLLAGSEDLRCQWAAIARWNLWLGTAFAALTVATGIQAYNTVAHDTPSHLAMTDHRNWALVTFAVFLALTAWSILRYRARKPINWPLTLALLLSLGLLGSTAWRGGELVFRHGLGVMSLPHAGNHQHEAGEAPHEHPASNGNTLNPTGQMNETPPGGQAENMPQAPAEDGHNHTHNAP from the coding sequence GTGGAAATCATCCCCAACTGGCATCCGATCTTCGTGCATTTCACCGTAGCACTGCTGGTCATTGGCGTATTGTTCCACCCGATCTCGCTACTGGCGGGCAGCGAAGACCTGCGATGCCAGTGGGCGGCAATAGCGCGCTGGAATCTCTGGCTGGGCACAGCCTTTGCCGCACTCACGGTGGCGACCGGTATCCAGGCCTACAACACGGTTGCCCATGACACGCCTTCCCATCTGGCCATGACCGATCACCGCAACTGGGCCCTGGTGACCTTCGCAGTGTTCCTGGCGCTGACCGCCTGGTCGATCCTGCGCTACCGCGCGCGCAAGCCCATCAACTGGCCGCTGACGCTTGCCCTGTTGCTCAGCCTGGGCCTCTTGGGCTCAACTGCCTGGCGCGGCGGCGAGCTGGTCTTTCGTCATGGGCTCGGCGTGATGTCCCTGCCCCATGCCGGTAATCATCAACATGAAGCCGGAGAAGCACCGCACGAGCATCCCGCGTCGAATGGAAATACCTTGAATCCAACAGGCCAAATGAATGAAACCCCTCCTGGAGGACAAGCCGAAAACATGCCTCAGGCCCCAGCTGAGGATGGACATAACCATACGCACAACGCGCCCTAA
- a CDS encoding copper-binding protein — MKAPHHIILLALLAPVGFLPLGAQAMPMGMDMGSQPAHSPSMAGAQIHRGTGTVNRIDMNTGKIKITHAPIPSLGWSAMTMNFQTKNKAELSNVKVGQKVNFELIKGSDGQYLITRITPVQS; from the coding sequence ATGAAAGCACCGCATCATATTATCCTGCTGGCCCTGCTCGCGCCCGTGGGCTTCCTGCCACTGGGGGCCCAGGCCATGCCCATGGGTATGGACATGGGCAGCCAGCCCGCCCACAGTCCCAGTATGGCTGGTGCCCAGATTCACCGCGGCACCGGCACGGTCAACCGGATCGACATGAACACCGGCAAGATCAAGATCACCCATGCACCCATCCCGAGCCTCGGCTGGTCGGCCATGACCATGAACTTCCAGACCAAGAACAAGGCGGAGTTGAGCAATGTCAAAGTGGGACAAAAGGTAAACTTCGAGCTGATCAAGGGGTCAGATGGACAGTATCTGATTACCCGCATCACCCCAGTCCAATCCTGA
- a CDS encoding cytochrome c, whose translation MSKLTALIAVFAGMVLVACESGPDSGAAKAPPVRTTTTLANPAQLGVNLDARAYQDRLRARNLDPAVVVRGRELFAANCARCHGAFGEGTPDWRKRLADGTFPPPPLNGTAHTWHHPDQLLLRIMRDGGQSYGPTYQGAMPPMGKMVNAAERQAILQYLKSLWPDEAWRTQKDITRENPEAE comes from the coding sequence ATGTCTAAGCTTACAGCCCTGATAGCCGTGTTCGCGGGCATGGTGCTGGTAGCCTGCGAAAGCGGGCCTGATTCTGGCGCTGCCAAGGCCCCGCCCGTGCGCACCACGACCACGCTCGCGAACCCCGCCCAGCTTGGTGTGAATCTGGATGCGCGGGCCTATCAGGATCGCTTGCGCGCCCGCAATCTCGACCCTGCCGTGGTGGTGCGTGGCCGTGAGCTGTTCGCGGCAAACTGCGCGCGTTGTCATGGTGCATTCGGCGAAGGCACCCCGGACTGGCGCAAGCGCCTTGCGGACGGCACTTTCCCGCCGCCCCCACTGAACGGTACGGCCCACACCTGGCACCATCCGGATCAGCTGTTGCTGCGCATCATGCGCGATGGTGGGCAAAGTTACGGACCGACCTATCAAGGCGCCATGCCGCCCATGGGCAAGATGGTCAATGCTGCCGAGCGCCAGGCCATTCTCCAGTACCTGAAGAGTCTCTGGCCGGATGAAGCCTGGCGCACTCAGAAGGACATCACTCGTGAAAACCCGGAGGCTGAGTAA
- a CDS encoding SHOCT domain-containing protein, protein MMNGFGGMGGMGAMGGLIMLLFWVLIIGGIVWLIVALTRNRGGGQNISSALDVLKERYARGEINREEFEQKKRDLQ, encoded by the coding sequence ATGATGAACGGATTTGGCGGCATGGGCGGCATGGGAGCTATGGGCGGACTCATCATGCTGCTGTTCTGGGTTCTGATCATTGGCGGCATCGTCTGGCTGATTGTCGCCTTGACCCGGAATCGCGGCGGCGGACAGAACATTTCTTCGGCCCTGGATGTGCTGAAGGAGCGCTACGCGCGCGGCGAAATCAACCGCGAAGAGTTTGAGCAGAAGAAACGGGATCTCCAGTAA